In the genome of Planctomycetia bacterium, one region contains:
- a CDS encoding adenine phosphoribosyltransferase, with the protein MDLKHFVRDVQDFPKPGILFKDITPLLSNPEAFSFAVEQLAKKYQHTKVDAIAAAEARGFLLAAPLAYLLKKPLIPLRKPGKLPYATTSYSYDLEYGSASLHMHVDAIKPGDHVLLVDDVLATGGTMQAACKLVEQAKGKVAGCAFLIELSFLEGAGKLPGYELYCLLSY; encoded by the coding sequence GTGGATTTGAAACACTTTGTTCGCGACGTTCAGGATTTCCCCAAGCCAGGCATTCTGTTCAAAGATATCACCCCACTTCTCAGCAACCCCGAAGCCTTCAGCTTTGCTGTCGAACAACTAGCGAAGAAATATCAGCACACCAAGGTCGATGCCATCGCTGCTGCCGAGGCTCGTGGCTTTCTCCTCGCCGCTCCGCTCGCTTATCTGCTGAAGAAACCACTCATCCCACTGCGCAAGCCTGGCAAGCTGCCTTACGCCACAACATCCTACAGCTACGATCTCGAGTATGGCTCAGCGTCGTTGCATATGCATGTTGATGCCATCAAGCCCGGCGATCATGTGCTGCTGGTGGATGATGTGCTGGCAACTGGCGGCACCATGCAGGCCGCCTGCAAACTCGTTGAGCAGGCTAAAGGCAAAGTCGCAGGCTGCGCCTTCCTCATCGAGCTCTCGTTCCTGGAAGGTGCAGGAAAACTTCCAGGCTACGAGTTGTACTGTCTGTTGAGTTACTGA
- a CDS encoding GNAT family N-acetyltransferase, with protein MSLQIRQAVVSDAEVIADFNSRLAMESEGKTLDQKTLLPGVQALLQDANKGIYYLACDEAGEAIGQIMHTYEWSDWRNGWFWWIQSVYVVAEHRGRGVFTTLFEHVREQARRQGNVIGIRLYVEDNNTRAHKVYERTGFESAGYFVLECGV; from the coding sequence ATGAGTCTCCAAATACGACAAGCTGTCGTTTCCGATGCAGAAGTCATTGCAGACTTCAACAGTCGCCTGGCGATGGAGAGCGAAGGGAAAACGCTCGATCAAAAAACTTTGTTGCCGGGTGTACAGGCCTTGCTCCAGGATGCCAACAAGGGAATTTACTACCTGGCTTGCGATGAAGCTGGTGAAGCGATTGGCCAGATCATGCATACCTATGAATGGAGCGATTGGCGGAACGGCTGGTTCTGGTGGATTCAAAGTGTGTATGTGGTTGCGGAGCATCGGGGTAGGGGAGTATTCACCACGTTGTTCGAACATGTCAGAGAGCAAGCCAGGCGGCAAGGCAATGTGATTGGCATTCGTCTTTATGTGGAGGATAACAATACCCGGGCGCACAAGGTGTATGAACGAACCGGTTTTGAGAGTGCAGGCTATTTTGTGTTGGAGTGCGGAGTGTAA
- a CDS encoding PQQ-like beta-propeller repeat protein, producing MRWYFTLAAVISLVTVLQAADWPQWRGPERTGISQEKNLLQEWSKEGPPLAWKSTGLGTGYSSPTIANGRIYLQTTRDKVEYCIALNEQDGKQIWSTVIGKVGANQGPQYPGTRASVTVDTDRLYCLASDGEICCLSATDGSIKWQKHCRKDFEGKPGQWAYSESLLVDDDRVICTPGGESASMVALNKMTGEVIWKSAIPEIGTAEYSSIMAANLSGSRQYVTFLRKGIVGVDAVTGKLVWKYSKTVDMGANILTPIIHENKVFSSGSRTGGAVVEIVKQGENVNAKEVYFNNKLSPSIGGAVLVDGHLYGSNSQGVFCADFSTGEIKWSNRSVGASSVCYADGRVYLRGHTTGEMAIIEPNPQAYTEHGRFKQPERSKIQAWPHPVIANGCLYLRDQETLLCFRVAK from the coding sequence ATGCGCTGGTATTTCACCCTGGCTGCGGTTATCTCTCTGGTCACTGTTCTTCAGGCAGCTGATTGGCCACAATGGCGTGGGCCTGAACGAACTGGCATATCTCAAGAGAAGAACCTGCTGCAGGAATGGAGCAAGGAAGGCCCGCCATTAGCCTGGAAATCCACTGGTCTGGGTACGGGTTACTCCTCGCCCACCATCGCCAATGGCCGGATTTACCTGCAGACCACCAGGGATAAAGTGGAATATTGTATTGCGTTGAACGAGCAGGACGGCAAGCAGATTTGGTCAACGGTCATCGGTAAAGTGGGCGCCAATCAGGGGCCGCAATATCCTGGAACTCGGGCAAGCGTCACGGTTGATACTGATCGGCTTTATTGCCTGGCTTCGGATGGAGAAATCTGCTGTCTGAGTGCAACAGATGGATCAATCAAATGGCAGAAGCATTGCCGAAAAGACTTTGAGGGCAAGCCAGGGCAGTGGGCGTACTCCGAATCGTTGCTGGTGGATGACGACAGGGTGATTTGTACGCCTGGCGGCGAGAGTGCGAGCATGGTTGCCTTGAACAAAATGACCGGTGAAGTGATCTGGAAATCAGCTATCCCGGAAATCGGCACAGCAGAATATTCATCCATCATGGCTGCGAATCTGTCAGGCAGCAGGCAGTACGTCACGTTTCTGCGCAAGGGGATTGTCGGAGTGGATGCAGTAACAGGTAAGTTAGTCTGGAAATATTCCAAAACGGTAGATATGGGTGCAAATATTCTCACTCCCATTATTCATGAGAATAAAGTCTTCTCCTCCGGTTCACGAACTGGTGGCGCCGTAGTGGAAATTGTGAAGCAAGGCGAGAATGTAAATGCGAAGGAAGTTTATTTTAACAATAAGCTGTCGCCGAGCATCGGCGGAGCAGTTCTGGTGGATGGACACCTGTATGGCAGCAACAGTCAGGGTGTTTTCTGTGCTGACTTTTCTACCGGCGAGATCAAGTGGTCGAACCGCAGCGTAGGCGCTTCATCAGTCTGCTATGCTGATGGCCGCGTTTATTTACGTGGACATACTACGGGTGAAATGGCGATCATTGAGCCGAATCCCCAAGCTTACACCGAGCACGGAAGATTCAAGCAGCCTGAACGGAGCAAGATTCAAGCATGGCCACACCCAGTCATTGCGAATGGATGTTTATACCTGCGTGATCAGGAGACGTTGCTTTGCTTCCGGGTAGCGAAATAG
- a CDS encoding tyrosine-type recombinase/integrase: MAGQTLRNINLGILEMPDCDLPTFLISGGGSKPKVLPIDPTLTQLFEQYFESLPVGSLERETINSMKTHQRHLERLLGKKLRTSEMTTEVLQKYVNARALEDVTSDTIKKPIVTLRAVWNRILKKPFPKGITYPKSKERPPYQSLKEVQRGGDWDSLYLTSDEVDELLGYVRATARHPFVFPLICFAAHTGARRAEILRCLKSDVNLEQRIVTLRERKKSHSTRTTRRVPLSPLLADALGKWLDAHPGTNHLFAISEMERSKKSGVRPMTRDEAHDHLKRALKGSKWEVIKGFHTFRHSFISALASKGVDQRIIDEFVGHQTEEQRRRYRHLYPDVTRNALMLAFGTQVGHLKGKVRLRSGK; the protein is encoded by the coding sequence GTGGCTGGGCAAACGCTTCGGAACATCAACCTCGGCATCCTCGAAATGCCAGACTGCGATCTACCGACTTTCCTGATATCGGGTGGGGGGAGCAAGCCAAAAGTACTCCCCATCGACCCGACTCTCACACAGCTCTTTGAGCAATACTTCGAGTCGTTACCTGTTGGATCGCTTGAGAGAGAGACGATCAACAGCATGAAAACCCATCAAAGGCATTTAGAGCGGCTCTTGGGAAAGAAGTTACGTACGTCGGAAATGACCACTGAGGTTCTCCAGAAGTATGTCAACGCACGCGCCCTCGAAGATGTGACGTCAGATACAATCAAGAAGCCGATAGTCACGCTGCGGGCAGTTTGGAACCGCATTCTTAAGAAGCCATTCCCCAAAGGCATTACTTATCCGAAATCTAAAGAGCGGCCTCCGTACCAATCCTTGAAAGAAGTTCAAAGGGGAGGAGATTGGGACTCTCTGTACCTCACATCCGATGAAGTAGATGAGCTATTGGGCTATGTGCGGGCTACAGCTCGGCATCCGTTTGTATTTCCTCTCATCTGCTTTGCAGCACACACAGGAGCTAGACGGGCTGAAATCCTCCGCTGCCTAAAGTCAGACGTAAACCTGGAGCAAAGGATCGTCACGTTACGAGAACGTAAGAAATCCCATAGTACACGAACGACCCGGAGAGTCCCGCTTTCTCCACTCTTGGCTGATGCACTAGGAAAATGGCTGGATGCTCACCCAGGAACTAACCATCTTTTCGCAATCTCGGAAATGGAGCGAAGCAAGAAATCCGGTGTGCGGCCAATGACACGCGATGAAGCTCACGACCATTTAAAACGTGCCCTCAAAGGTAGCAAGTGGGAGGTGATCAAGGGATTCCACACATTCCGGCACTCATTTATTTCCGCACTTGCCAGTAAAGGAGTGGACCAGCGTATCATTGATGAGTTTGTTGGTCACCAGACGGAAGAACAACGGAGACGTTATCGACACCTTTACCCGGATGTCACGCGGAACGCTCTGATGCTGGCATTTGGAACACAGGTAGGCCATCTGAAAGGTAAAGTTAGACTTCGTTCTGGCAAGTAA